A stretch of Pomacea canaliculata isolate SZHN2017 linkage group LG6, ASM307304v1, whole genome shotgun sequence DNA encodes these proteins:
- the LOC112566161 gene encoding uncharacterized protein LOC112566161, translating to MTGVVPVIAVGALLQAAHNSIAEEYFLKMLINGIGVVYGFRLTSGCYNMIIAVERCACVVFPLKAASMLRTRTMGVLLAVCFFLMQFGYTVIPLQLRVVSANVGDTVQWRYVPTQMFLDNKDLFQTIEMSVLTVSLPITTFLVVSVTVVITVIKLTAAVKWREKTSSTSGEKAGHQTALTKMLLLVSFIYICTMIPSVSLTITRLVVQDFSASGRYYYLFMGSHIVANVCPLVHSASNFFVYYNRSSRFRSVILHTSCLQCAIKKQKN from the coding sequence ATGACCGGAGTAGTTCCTGTAATTGCCGTCGGCGCCCTCCTTCAGGCTGCTCACAACAGCATCGCGGAggaatatttcttaaagatgCTCATCAATGGAATAGGTGTGGTGTATGGTTTCCGCCTGACCTCAGGTTGTTATAATATGATCATCGCGGTCGAGAGGTGCGCGTGTGTCGTATTTCCGCTCAAGGCAGCGTCGATGTTGCGCACTCGCACTATGGGCGTGTTGCTGGCTGTGTGCTTTTTCCTAATGCAGTTTGGCTACACTGTCATCCCTCTTCAGCTACGCGTGGTCAGTGCTAATGTAGGGGACACGGTACAGTGGCGGTACGTGCCCACACAGATGTTTCTCGACAACAAGGATCTGTTTCAAACAATAGAGATGTCAGTCCTGACAGTGTCACTGCCAATCACCACGTTCCTTGTGGTGTCTGTCACGGTTGTCATCACCGTCATTaagctgacagcagcagtcaagtgGCGAGAGAAGACGAGTTCGACAAGCGGCGAGAAAGCGGGTCACCAGACggcgctgaccaagatgcttCTGCTCGTGTCCTTCATCTACATCTGTACCATGATCCCTAGCGTGTCGCTGACCATTACTCGACTCGTTGTCCAGGACTTTTCGGCGTCTGGTCGTTATTATTACCTGTTCATGGGGTCCCACATCGTCGCCAACGTGTGTCCTCTGGTTCACAGCGCTTCCAACTTCTTCGTTTACTACAACAGGTCGTCTCGCTTCAGGTCCGTCATCCTCCACACCAGTTGCCTGCAATGTGCCatcaaaaaacagaaaaactaa
- the LOC112565880 gene encoding probable G-protein coupled receptor B0563.6, translating into MTDTMNVSAKDMITGSTQLLTFDNSLGDILSQDVYHSLNEAFSGYISTIICSVGIPANLVTCLVFWRQGLRDRMNLCLFCLAVVDLLYLLGVLPVFCVGALLLAADSPYAEEYFLKTLISGAGFIFGMRATSGCYNMIIAVERCVCVVFPLKAASLLHTHTMGVLLAVCFILIQLGYTVIPLQLRAVSVDVDGTIQWRYEPTQVFLDNKELFQTVEVTVLTVSLPIITFLVVVITAVITVIKLTAALKWREKTSSTCKEKVGHQTALTKMLLVVSFIYICSMVPSVSLTITRLVIKEFSASGRYYYLFMGSHIVANIFPLTHSAANFFVYYNRSSRFKSVFSDLLRRGSRRTVSADRSTSVF; encoded by the coding sequence ATGACTGACACGATGAACGTCAGCGCAAAAGACATGATAACCGGCAGCACGCaacttttgacctttgacaaCAGTCTCGGTGACATCCTCTCTCAGGACGTTTACCACTCGCTCAATGAAGCGTTCAGTGGGTACATCTCAACAATAATTTGCTCGGTGGGCATTCCCGCCAACCTGGTCAcgtgcctggtgttctggcgtcAGGGTCTGCGagaccgcatgaacctctgtctcttctgtctggcgGTCGTTGACCTCCTGTACCTGCTGGGCGTGCTTCCAGTCTTTTGTGTAGGGGCCTTGCTTCTAGCTGCTGACAGTCCCTATGCGgaagaatatttcttaaaaactcTTATCAGCGGCGCCGGCTTCATCTTTGGTATGCGTGCGACTTCCGGTTGTTATAATATGATCATCGCGGtagagaggtgcgtgtgtgtggtgtttccgCTCAAAGCCGCTTCGCTCTTACACACTCATACTATGGGCGTGTTGCTGGCTGTGTGCTTTATCTTGATACAGCTTGGCTACACTGTCATCCCCCTACAGTTACGTGCAGTTAGCGTTGACGTAGATGGAACAATACAATGGCGGTATGAACCCACACAGGTGTTTCTTGACAACAAAGAGCTGTTTCAAACAGTAGAGGTGACAGTTTTGACCGTGTCATTGCCAATTATCACGTTTCTTGTAGTGGTCATCACAGCTGTCATCACCGTCATCAAACTGACAGCAGCGCTGAAGTGGCGAGAGAAGACGAGTTCCACGTGCAAGGAGAAAGTAGGTCACCAGACggcgctgaccaagatgcttCTGGTCGTGTCCTTCATCTACATCTGCAGCATGGTTCCTAGCGTGTCACTCACCATCACCCGACTGGTTATAAAGGAGTTTTCCGCGTCTGGTCGTTATTATTACCTGTTCATGGGTTCGCACATTGTCGCCAACATCTTCCCCTTGACCCACagcgcagcaaacttttttGTCTATTACAACCGGTCCTCGCGATTCAAGTCTGTTTTCTCTGATCTTCTCCGTCGAGGTTCTAGAAGAACAGTGTCGGCGGATAGAAGTACCAGTGTATTCTAA
- the LOC112565878 gene encoding LOW QUALITY PROTEIN: zinc metalloproteinase nas-33-like (The sequence of the model RefSeq protein was modified relative to this genomic sequence to represent the inferred CDS: deleted 1 base in 1 codon): MCMATPVDGAPTADIITHVHKTTSHTWDVWKINFNLCPPSLCGSSGESSEAPAPRPEGTGGTVFYQGDIIVDSNVARFIYPSLYSKKRRHKRATVRMRKRLWKNGVVPYIFTDTLTPMARSAVLQAFSHIHKVTCIRFRQKEQHDADFIKFISDPGCWSGIGRVGGGQLLSLGTGCDNVGTAVHEITHSLGVWHEQARSDRDKYVRVLEENVSEKFLPDFQKIGPALATSRGYPYDYRSIMHYSTHAFTRNGQPTIEVTGVGKKLGISLKSRSTLSNIDVAQLRDMYDCNLQMDTNKTVCPKSWVKHDSSCYKFIPQLKKQFAAAAKYCEDLNSHLVFIETKREDEFLAKRIGARFPAVATWRTGGRVENTTNRMVWYQKESDARQMTYSNWAKGHPDSHYLNGHPLQPHDKENRVERSLGRLPTSATRVHLPVYM, encoded by the exons ATGTGTATGGCCACACCAGTAGATGGCGCTCCCACAGCTGACATTATCACTCATGTTCACAAGACAACGTCGCACACCTGGGACGtttggaaaataaatttca ACCTGTGTCCGCCATCACTGTGCGGCTCGTCAGGAGAATCTAGTGAGGCACCGGCTCCTCGTCCAGAAGGAACAG GTGGTACGGTCTTCTACCAGGGAGACATCATCGTCGACAGCAACGTCGCCCGCTTCATCTATCCCAGTCTCTACAGCAAGAAGCGGCGACACAAGAGAGCAAcagtacgcatgcgcaaaaGACTCTGGAAAAACGGTGTCGTGCCTTACATCTTCACTGACACTTTGA CGCCCATGGCACGGAGTGCGGTGCTGCAGGCCTTCTCGCACATCCACAAAGTCACGTGCATTCGGTTCCGACAGAAGGAGCAACACGACGCAGACTTCATCAAGTTCATCAGTGACCCTGG CTGCTGGTCAGGTATAGGGCGAGTTGGCGGAGGTCAGTTGCTGAGCTTGGGGACAGGCTGTGACAACGTGGGCACGGCGGTGCACGAGATAACACACAGTCTGGGAGTCTGGCACGAGCAG GCACGGAGTGACCGTGAC AAGTATGTGCGCGTGCTGGAGGAAAATGTCTCGGAGAAATTCCTGCCCGATTTCCAGAAAATTGGTCCAGCATTGGCCACGTCCCGTGGATATCCGTATGACTACAGATCAATCATGCACTACTCCACGCACGCCTTCACTCGCAACGGTCAACCCACTATAGAG GTGACTGGGGTCGGTAAAAAGCTGGGGATAAGTCTCAAGTCTCGCAGCACACTCAGTAACATCGACGTGGCTCAGCTGCGCGACATGTACGACTGTAACTTGCAGATGGACACCAACAAGACAG TGTGCCCCAAGTCCTGGGTGAAACACGATTCCAGTTGCTACAAGTTCATCCCTCAGCTCAAGAAGCAGTTTGCCGCAGCAGCCAAATACTGCGAGGACCTCAACTCTCATCTCGTGTTCATCGAGACCAAGCGAGAAGACGAGTTCTTGGCCAAACGCATTGGCGCTCGATTCCCTGCTGTCGCCACGTGGCGAACAGGCGGCAGGGTTGAGAACACCACCAACAGGATGGTGTG GTACCAGAAGGAGTCTGACGCCAGGCAGATGACCTACAGCAACTGGGCCAAAGGTCACCCGGACTCACATTACCTCAATGGTCATCCACTTCAACCGCACGACAAAGAGAACAGAGTGGAGAGGAGCTTGGGCAGGCTCCCAACATCAGCTACCCGAGTTCACCTACCCGTTTATATGTGA
- the LOC112565882 gene encoding complement C1q tumor necrosis factor-related protein 3-like isoform X2, producing the protein MTSLEEENERLRGLVDALRQDYNKMADESCRLQEDVSGIRRNLGDLGGDNSWVQQDVSDLHTSLEVVKGSVATLLESNSQLHQHFTNLDKSFTGLKEKSSKLVGFQANLTSLSSVNTRGPLVFNDVKSNVGNGYNIKAGVFKAPISGIYLFIATVLRPSTSGDAEVYIVVDGTQVTKSVPYESETGEGASCTCHVVQKLRAGQKVWTRAWSVGDIRLLGGVSFSGMLIQPEMETP; encoded by the exons ATGACGTCATTGGAGGAAGAGAACGAGCGGTTGCGAGGGCTTGTCGATGCTTTACGTCAAGATTACaacaagatggcggacgaaaGCTGCAGGCTGCAGGAAGACGTGAGTGGCATTCGACGTAATTTGGGGGATCTCGGTGGAGATAACTCTTGGGTGCAGCAAGACGTCAGTGACCTACACACTAGTCTTGAAGTGGTTAAAGGCAGCGTCGCCACTCTTCTGGAAAGCAACTCACAACTGCATCAGCATTTTACAAACTTGGATAAATCTTTCACAGGATTAAAAG agAAATCAAGCAAATTGGTTGGTTTTCAAGCTAACCTGACCTCTCTTTCATCGGTAAACACTCGGGGTCCGCTCGTCTTTAATGATGTCAAGTCCAACGTGGGCAACGGCTACAACATCAAAGCCGGCGTCTTCAAGGCTCCCATCTCTGGTATCTACCTGTTCATCGCCACTGTCCTCAGGCCGTCAACAAGCGGCGACGCTGAAGTCTACATCGTTGTGGACGGAACTCAGGTCACGAAGTCAGTGCCCTACGAGAGCGAGACGGGGGAGGGCGCAAGCTGCacgtgtcacgtggtgcagAAGCTGCGTGCAGGCCAGAAGGTGTGGACGAGGGCTTGGAGTGTGGGGGACATCAGACTGCTAGGGGGAGTGTCATTCAGTGGCATGCTGATACAGCCTGAGATGGAAACACCATGA